The Toxotes jaculatrix isolate fToxJac2 chromosome 6, fToxJac2.pri, whole genome shotgun sequence genomic interval GGAGGTGGATGAGGCCGTAAAAAGTGCCCACGCTGGCTTCCTGAAATGGAGCAAGATGGCAGGCATGGAGAGGGCTCGGGTGATGCTAGAGGCCGCCCGGATTATCAGGGTGAGATGGTAAACATGTTGTGTAACTGTATGATTTCAGTGTTGTGCAACATAAATTGGAGCATGAAGTAAGACACAAGTTATTAATTAAACTCATAAACTCTCCCCTCCCTCAGCTGGCCTACATCCACACACAGTAAACCTTTGTGTCTCCTCTCTGATGTTATGCAGACAGTGTTTCAGCCTCAGTTTGAACTGCTGTCGTTGCGTAATCTTAAACCTTTGTACTTGAAGTTACTCAAAGTTTTGCTTTTACACTTTTCTGTTAttccaataaaaacaggaaagaagGGAGAAGATTGCAAAGCTGGAAGTGATCAACAATGGCAAGTCAATCACTGAGGCACTGGTGGACATTGATGTTGCCTGGCAGTGCATTGAATACTATGCTGGCCTGGCTGCTACACTTTCAGGTGGGCGCACTAACACTTTTGTTTCTGTCCAATAAGTGACCCTCTACCCACATGCTCCAAAACATAATGTATGTTACTGTTGGCTTGTGTGTTGGTCCTCTGCAGGCCAGCACATCCAGCTGCCTGGGGGAGCGTTTGCTTACACCAGGAGGGAGCCccttggtgtgtgtgcaggaatcGGTGCGTGGAACTACCCCTTCCAGATCGCATCGTGGAAGTCTGCTCCTGCTCTGGCATGTGGTGAGTATTACACATTATTATCCAACTTACTTCTGTCAGTTTATCTCTCAGTCATATGTTGTGTTGCATATCTTGTGTCCCTTAACCACACACAGCTAAGTAGCCTGTAACCTCTGGTGTTAAACTTTGGGTTGTGTCCTTAGGTAATGCCATGGTGTTTAAGCCCTCTCCAATGACTCCTGTGACGGCGGTCATTCTGGCTGAGATCTACAAAGAGGCAGGGGTACCTgatgggctcttctgtgtggtaCAAGGCGGAGCAGAGACGGGCACCTCGCTCTGCCACCACCCGATGATCGCCAAAGTCTCCTTCACTGGCAGCGTGCCAACAGGCAAAAAGGTACAGAACGTGCTGGACAGTTAACATCATACTGAAACCTGAactaaaaaaagttttgtgCTTTGTCATAACACCTAAAACATGCAAACCTTTTTTCAGGTCATGGAAATGTCCTCAAAGGGCGTGAAGCAGGTGACTCTGGAGCTCGGAGGGAAATCTCCCCTCATTATTTTCAAAGACTGTGAGCTGGAGAACGCAGTGAAGGGAGCACTCATGGCAAACTTCCTCACACAGGGACAGGTGAGGCTGTTGTATACGCTGCAGGGTGCCAGTCTCCACCtaacacaacacatttttatatcAGTTCTCACAGgttcacatttctgtgtgaaatACAGGTTTGCTGCAATGGGACCAGAGTGTTTGTACAAAGAGAGATCATGCCCCAGTtcctggaggaggtggtgaagaGGACCAAGGCCATCCCTCTGGGTGACCCTCTGCTGGACGGCACTCGAATGGGAGCTCTGATCAGCAAACCACAACTGGAGAAAGTGCTGGGATTTGTCAGTCAGGCCAAGAAAGAGGTGTGTTAATGATCTTTGATCATTAGATTAGAAGAACTTTAATGATCCTTAGGGGGAAAGGGGTCACTGTGAGTCAGCTGTGACGCAGTTATATTAAGTTTagttgtttcttttcatttattttggttATAACAGTCATAATGATTTGACTGATGCGTCTGCTCTTCCAGGGTGCCAGAGTGCTGTGTGGAGGAGAGCCTTTTGTCCCCAGTGACCCCAAACTTAAAGGGGGATACTTCATGTCCCCCTGTGTACTTGGTCAGTCTCTTTATATATTTTCCAATGTCTTATTTATGTTCTTGCAACACTGCTTTCCAGCTACTTACTTACATGCCGACTGCTGGTGATGTTACTATGCTCCAGCACCAGGCGTGTCCGGAGGCTTTACATTTTCAGGTTGTCCACTCGTCCCTCAGGAAAACCTCGAGGGAATTTCTTAAAATgtggcacaaaacacacacacacaagcatgcacatgcactagagacaccGGGGCAGAGGGCTGCTTACTGTGGCGCCcctggggagctggggtggatcggtgccttgctcaggggcccCACAGCCATGGTTGCAGAGGCACATATCCGTTGTGCTTGGTTGAGGGATCGAACCGGCGCCCCTTCGATCTCAGGCCCATCCTAAGCCGCACGCTTCACTTTCTGTGCCACGGTCGCCCCTTGAATCAAGAACACATACATAATTTATATTCAGAAGGTGAAAGGTCAGCTTCACTGTGATGTCACaatattctgtaaaaacactTATTCAACGCCATGACTCAGGAGCACATTGTGACCACATGTACTGCAACTTGCTCGGCTGAGACATACAACCCTGTACTGTAGGatcacagtgtctctgtctcttcttttaaTTCATCATCTGCATGTTTTATGTCCCAGTATGCACCATCACTTACACCCAGTCGTCTCCCGGCACAGATAACTGCAGGGATGACATGACCTGTGTGAAGGAGGAGATCTTTGGCCCCGTCATGTCTGTCATGCCTTtcgacacagaggaagaagtaaTCCGCAGGGCCAACGACACCACCTTTGGATTGGCCTCTGGAGTCTTCACCAGGTCAGCTGAGGAAACGCACAGCAGGAAACTTGTGCTTGCTCAGCAGTCTGTTGCAGCGTCTGACACAGTGCTAACAGTGTTTGTTCTTCAAGATAATGATGTTATTGCATTCCTTTGGCTGCAGCTCAGGGTTTCCATGAAAGAGCCAACAGTGTGGAAATTTCCAGGCCGAGGTCTTGTCTCAGTGATAGTCTCTGTAGTCTgaggacagacacagcagcatttCACTGCCTGATCAGGCTGCATTCAGACTCTTTGTCTTGTGctctgtccttttcctctgcCTGCAGGGACATTTCTCGAGCTCATCGTGTGGCAGAGAACCTGGAGGCAGGAACCTGCTTTATCAACAACTACAACATCAGCCCTGTAGAAGTGCCATTTGGTGGATACAAGATGTCAGGTGGGATGTTGTCAGGTTAAAGAATTCCATTAACAGTAATACTTTCTATTGTAGCGAGAGACTTTATTGAATGACATTAGGGTGAATCATTAAAGGAGACAGTACTCACATGATCTCCACTGTGCTTGTCCAGGCTTTGGCAGAGAGAACGGCCAGGTGACCATCGAGTACTACTCCCAGCTGAAGACTGTGGTTGTGGAGATGGGAGACGTGGAGAGCCTCTTCTAAACTCTGTCGTCCACTGCACAGGACTGTGGCTGGAACTCTCGACTTCTCCCTTCAGTCATGTTCTGTGCACAAGATATGAACGAGTacattcctctcctctttgcACTTCCTGTGATTGCATTACTGCTGTGTACTTGGAGAAGATGTTGGTCTGAAACGAACATGTAAGAACTGATGAAAGGGAGCAGTTTAAATTCCTCTTCACAATTCTCAACTTGAACCTGATTTAGCTCTGACTGGGTAAATGATGCTAAATGAACACACTGTTATAAAAAGAACATGTGTATGTGGAAGTAGGAGAAAGTGCCTTAGTAAGAAATCTGTCTAACAGAGCCGGTGTCACATTTTAAACTGTGCTGACCTGAAACACTATTTGACAGCTTCTGCCTTTgtaccaaaataaaatattttagatGTAACGTCTGTGTTCCCGGTGCTTGTTGCCTCTGAGTAAACACTAGTGATGAGCAGAGCACACacaattatttatttgcatttattttgcacCTTCGTAGTAAGGATGTAGAGTATCtacatttttacacatatccaGTATCAGATCACCTCTGCCCAGTTTTACAAAGACCCAAACACACTGTGCTTTACTGTGGTCAGCTTATCTGTCTGATTTAGGTTTTAAGCCTGAACTCTTATTacctgtgtttacatgtaaacatattCCTTTCTCTCAAATACAGAAATGTTCACactaattatttattttggcaCAGCCTTTTTAAGCATCCATGTTTCGGAAATCAAAATATGACTTTGGCGTTGGGTCCATATT includes:
- the aldh9a1a.1 gene encoding 4-trimethylaminobutyraldehyde dehydrogenase A; translation: MAQSVLDLMPGASTGSLVVTDALNFWGGKRVSPRQEKNAEPVYEPATGRVLCQMIPCGAEEVDEAVKSAHAGFLKWSKMAGMERARVMLEAARIIRERREKIAKLEVINNGKSITEALVDIDVAWQCIEYYAGLAATLSGQHIQLPGGAFAYTRREPLGVCAGIGAWNYPFQIASWKSAPALACGNAMVFKPSPMTPVTAVILAEIYKEAGVPDGLFCVVQGGAETGTSLCHHPMIAKVSFTGSVPTGKKVMEMSSKGVKQVTLELGGKSPLIIFKDCELENAVKGALMANFLTQGQVCCNGTRVFVQREIMPQFLEEVVKRTKAIPLGDPLLDGTRMGALISKPQLEKVLGFVSQAKKEGARVLCGGEPFVPSDPKLKGGYFMSPCVLDNCRDDMTCVKEEIFGPVMSVMPFDTEEEVIRRANDTTFGLASGVFTRDISRAHRVAENLEAGTCFINNYNISPVEVPFGGYKMSGFGRENGQVTIEYYSQLKTVVVEMGDVESLF